AATAAGTATGTCATCAATGCTGAGGCACTTCAAAGCCAAGCATGAGGGCATGCAGGAGAACACAGATCatggtaggctatatttattatacacattCTTCCACACgatgatttattaaacattacactAACGTGGTATCACATAACAGAAATTGTCAGCAGAAATTGAGAAATTgtcagcaaaaaaagaaacagaCTCAGTCCAAAAACAGTGGAAACAATGCTGtttctaaataaaaatctttaaatCTCCATCCCATGTACATAATCACTCCCTGCCCTAGTTACACAAGCAGCCCCTACCATTACAACACATCCTCTGTTCCCCCAAGCACACCTTCTCCCAACTACCACACTACATAGCCTACATTAAtagaatcaatcaatcaaagtTTATTTACATCATTTACACAAACCCTAgttatggtgcgttcacaccggatgcgaatgaagcgttaagcgcgagtgatttacatgttaagtcaatgcaaagacgtgAATAGACCTCCTGCGGATGAtgcggcgcgaattgagcgattcTGGCGTTTGGCGCGCGAAacgcgcaagttgaaaaatctgaactttgccgtaaattcgcggcgcgttaaccaatcaggagcttgctctagtagtgacgtgacgtagcgagctgaggcagaaattcaaaacaacaatggaggacaaaatcatcgtcgctgtacatcttcatacttatatagaaacaggaataaaaaggatcgtgtttgaaagaaagtgagtgaggaggtcggacaatctgataagttgtaaaaaacggtctttcctcaatttgagctatatatctatacatattaagactacaagcTAACTGAAGACGACCAAGTGAGCTTATTtgctgtaatttacaattatttccccactgacaagttgtgtttattcagaggaagtgtgcagaaagaagtgggagagtctgggacacatgCGAATAGCGATtttattcgcgcaagtcgcgtctggtgtgaacgcagcattacacTCATACAGACATTATTTTGCTATCTACAATTTCACCACTAGATGTCACTGAAACGAAGCTTTAAATGAATGAACCTATTTTCAAACAATTGATGAAGTGGTTCAATACTGGTTCATTGCTTCATTTGGACATCACTAATTTACAGAGACACTTCTGTGTTAAGTTCCTTGAAACAGGGGTgtgatttgtttttcttctatACATACCTGCCAAAATACCTCTCTATGCACAAGTAAAAGAGGAGGCACAGTGCTGAGGAAATGAAGACATTAAACTACACATTTGTAAAATCATGTATAATTCAAGTATTTGTTTCAAAGTTCTATAGTTGTCAACaatttcatttcaaaatatGTACAGTATTTACAGTGAAATGGCATCTGATGCACAGAAGTGTCTCTCAACATGGACTCTCAGTTTTGAAGTCTTCCATTAGGAAACCTTTATCGACCATTATAGCCATTGTTGGTTTTAGGAGAGACACGATACCTGACTGCTTAAGAAGTTCTCTGATGGCGCCTTCATAGAGGGATGACACAAAAGTAAGAGCAATTCCAATCAGCCCTTTGAAGGTGCAGTGTGACTTGTAGGTCGAGAATACCTCACTCTGGAGGAGAAGAGAGTTTGGTGTTTGGCATCACAGTTCAGTACAGTCCAAAATCACGTGTGTCAGAGTAATCCTGAAAAACATCTGGCATGTGAGCTTTGACAGTCTCCTCATCCAGCCAAATGCCCACAGCTCCAAAGTACAGGAGAGAGAAAATTAGCCCATGTGTTGATGAGGCTTACAGTTGATTGGTGGATTCTGAATCTGTGTGTCAGACCCTACTGCATAATACCCAGTGACAGGTATGTCAAACAGGGAAAATTCATCAATGGGTTGAAGtgactgtgaaaaaaaaaaaaaaaaaaaaactttattaccattattaaaacataacaCAGCAAGTTTTGTAAACGAAAGATACATTCTCTTATTcacacaaaaaattaaaattctgtcatttactcaccctcatgtttttcaaaacctttgagtttctttgttctgctgaaggcaaaagatgatattttgaaaaagcTGGTAACCCACCAGCTGACAGAACCCATTGACTTTTATAGTAGGGGAAAAAACATCATTGGAGGCCGCAAACCGCTCCAAACAGAACTTGCTGTTGAGGGTTATCTCCTCTATTTGTTTTTGGAGCTTTGTTATTTCCGCTCGTAAATCTTCAGTGTGCTCCAGGGACAAATCCAAGGCAGCAGGCTCAGCAGTGGAGCAGTAGTtgttagggctgggtattgacacaattttcatgatTCGATttgattactattcacatgctttcgattcgatattgattattttggatgtagtatttcagttacagtaaatggcaaattttctagaaaaaaaaaaatcaactaatgctgtaaactacacatgggagtcagttggACTACTATAATAAagttgaaggttaaattaacttatttatatacaaacacttaaattacactcaatgtttttaatataaataaagtttagaattacataatcatatctCTACTCCAGTTCggttttttttacatgtaaacatttaaatcatggctgtcataactgatttattcaaacatgaattaaatattgaacattataatgaatatgtaactgtgcatagctatatttatcagaatgctgctttctagagttcacttttctaactgactaatgagtttatggtcactgaatatgtttttctgagataAATGTGCTGTTACGTGactttgtttacaagctgttttattgacgtctttccgagatttaaacactgattgagcgattacatgagacatgatacagattttggtaagttgtactgtatattttaacataccttcagatgtatAGTcttgtttatttcgcgctgtaactggtattaaagcggaggagaggatgttcagATGCGCTcgtgctgccgcttctctttaactgaggcgctaaagcgatctgtcgcGACACATTAAACAGTGccaaaactgtatttattttttgaatctcataataagatggacgtcatttgaaatcagACTTTTCTTCATATCCAAAGTAACAAAgtacaaagattattgcgatttattggatgggaggtgctacatattctgctcattcttcaactgaaaacagacgagactaatcgattcttgggattaagaatcgatatcgctTCGTAAAAATGataatcgattaaaatcgagaaatctttttttttttttttacccagcccctAGTAGTCGTGGTCGTAACATTCCGCATCCATAAAGGGAGCATTATCAGTGTGTAATGTGTCTGTGTTTGGTCACATTATCCTTTCCCAAACTCCGGTCCGTGGGGCTGGAAGAGTGAAGTTATTTCACTGAAAAAGCACCGGGACAGCACCATTCTTCAGATGTCTGCGTCCGGCTGGAGTTTGAGGCTCGATCAGGTCTGCACTTTGGAAATGTCAGCTACACACGCTTGACTGGCTTGTAACTGTAAAACTGTTACGTTGTATGTTAACTATCCACCTCTTCTGTGTTTCCTTATCTTTGGGAAATGTGTGAAAACTGTTAAATTTACCAGATGCAGTACACTGTGGCACACAGCAGTGGTACCTAGAACTGCTGTCCTCCTGTCTTTGGAAAGATACTTTCATACGTGTAGATGTcattatgatataaaataaacataaatgtatatatgaagagtttggttccaaaacgcaataattccattttaatgggatccattttaattccattttaatttgagtaaaaaggtgttttctttaccaagaaagtggcaagatgaaaaccactattttctgtttcaaactttaacatagcatcttttggttataaaaacattaaaagttcaaatctacattttgattttaaaaagtttattataaaaacatgttatttttttttccccaaaatgcaataaatccatgatacttttttttcaaaatgcaattaatccatcaatataaaagttatttttcaaattgaaaatacacaacaaagtaagttgattcacatatatgacagagtctaaactttgccaatatttatcttatgtacagacattttactaaaaatacatttagccgtcgctcccaaaatgaattcaacgggtcatcttgttaatgttataaattatttgtcattaccaaTTAAAGAGTATCTTGCGCCACCGcactgttaaataaacacatttgccaagtacattgttattaaaatcggctttttaaaaagccttcaatgtttacagtgggtggaatggtgcgctgtgattggttgagagcggatatatcgcgttttggagaaaaaggagactggcaTTTGTCgcattttggaaagaaagggagggaacatgacagaataacacgacggatatcgcattttgcgcaaaattaataaatgacttttcaatactgaccatatacaatactgattttggcggaaactcgattttttttttaaaatggcgtttatcgcgttttggaaccaaactcttcatatctATATAAAATGATGCATCAACAAAATAAGCTCTAGCTGTTTTGGTGACTAGTGTTCCAGTAATAGCATAGCACTCTACGATCGGCAGAAGAATTCAAGCAGTCTTAGATTTCACCGGAAGTACGTCATGCACTGCTGTGCATAGAGGccattttcatttgaaactgaACACCCTTTAAGTACAATTTTTTTAGTACTCTTTTcatcacagcacagatcatTTAAGTGTCTTTCTGGAATGAGTCTGCAAATGATGTTTTAGGTCTCTTTTATATGTGAAACCCTTCTCACACTGAGGGCAGGtaaaaggcttttctccagtgtgaattctcatgtgaaccCCAAGGTTTGATTTGCTTGAGCAAGTCTTTCCACAGCGAAAGCAAGTGAAAAGCTTCTCTCCAATGTGGGTTTTTACGTGATTGATAAGTTGATTGCTGTCTGCGAAACTCATTCCACAACGATGACATATAAAACTGTTATCTCTTGAATGAATCTTCTTGTGGTTTTTAAGGATTACTTTACTTCttaaactctttccacactgatcacaattAAATGGCTTCTCTACAGTGTGAATCTTCATGTGGGAATTAATGTTTCCTTTAtgtgagaaactctttccacactgaaggcaGGTGTAGGGCTTCTCTCcattgtgaattctcatgtgagtcTTAAGATTTTCTTTTCGTGAGAATCTATTTCCACACAGATTGCAGGTGAAAGAGTTTTCTCCATTATGAATTTTCATGTGGacattaaggtttcctttttgagtgaaactttttccacactgttggcaggtgaaaggcttctctccattgtgaatcctcatgtggaCTCTAAAGCTTGCTTTTCGAGTGAAGCCTTGTCCACACTGTCTACAAATGAAAGAACTTCCGGTTTTTGTCTTTGAGGAACTAAAATATTTTCCCCCAGTTATGAAATCCTGAtctttcacttcagttttgatCAGTTCTTGACTCTCCTCTTTCAGCTGCATCTGatctaaagcaaaaaaaaaaaaaaaaaaaagaagttaacCCTAGTAAACCAACAGACATCAAAACCAACATCACTGTCACGGGTGGTGTATATAAGTAGCGCACGAAGACAAAGGAAACAGTCTTTAATATTAAACTAAGTCAAGAAGGAAAATGGGTCACAcacacctcacacacacacacctcaacATTAATGCAGACTGGACAAAGGAACGCAGGAATCACAGGACTATAAATACTATATTTTGCCTTCAGAATTGCCTTTATTCTTCatggcatagattcaacaaggtgctagAAACACTCCTCAGGGAATTGTACATATTGACATGATGCAAATCTCctgttccaccacatcccaaaaacactctattggattgagatttGATGACTGGAGGGCATTTGAGTATAGTGTTATAGTACAGTGTTGGGCCGTCAGAGAGAGaactgattggctgttcagtatAGCAAACAAGTCAGTTCACGAGAATATAAGCAAAGGTTATGAAAGCAAGCAAATAATTCATGACGGCACAGACAGAAAATGTTCTCATTTTACACCATTTTACCTGAGCACTCGAATGCGtgaacattttcataataacgAGCAGAGTGGAATAAAGAACATGATCAGCATGATTGATATTCAAAACGGTAAGCAAGCGCTGCTATGTTTATGGTTTGTATATACACAGTCTTAGTTTCGCTTTCCCTTTTTGAATGACAAATATAGACAAATATATCTACttaaataaacagttatttCCTTTATACGCAGGTGCAGAACACGCATGGTAGTTGACAGTCGGCTGAAGTTCTTTCGATTCAAGCACATATTTTTTGCCAATTTGAGGCGAAAACACCGTCGGCTTTCATTGCCGCTAGTTCTTTGACGTTGGGTTGGTGTGTCCCGGCcatagggtgcgttcacacttgtagttcggttcgtttggttcatttggtccagaccaaagaagaaaaaaaaaacatttagtcctggtccagTTAGCGTTCAGactggcaattttatcaccgaaccaacaGATACCGAACCTttaggcatagggatacattcacaatgcGATTgttcggattttatgacgtatgaaacggaacttaccgaacatccaaaacaatgctgtgtgctgaggtaaatgcgctcgttgtgtgtgcgtagcctgcatgtgatggtattttggccagctgggaactcatgaagagcttataaaatgtgtaaagtagtcaaaacagcggcgggaatccatccgtcacacacacaaatgatctgctgcgtggagacaCGCGTCTGaggcctgtgatgggcaaactcgcgactatgatgagaaaaaccgacatgcgtgaggattctgtactttttagggtctcgtcttcctgtttttggttcggttacatgtctttggtccgtgttgcgttcatttatcattcgaaccgcaaccagagttcgtttggaagtggaccgagacccatcttttcagcggtctcggtccacttgtttggtgtgcaccagggttcagatggcagcgttcacatatgttcaaatgaaccgcactatccgagcaatcgcaccagggttcgttttaatcgacccaaacatgacaagtgtgaacgcacccttaaagtGCACTGCAAGTGGCTATAGTGAATGTAACCAGCtatttaaatgtgtgagcaacaagctcattggctgcagatgtaacatggaccaatcagcttgtggCAAGTAGTTGACGCTGTAATTATCATCAGCTTGCGTTATGGACCCATCAGCCTGCACCATCTAgggtttcatgactgaactatgtATACTTGTCTGACTTCCAAAAACTGCTACTATAGCATCTTGATCCAGTATTCATATACAATCCAAAAACAAAGTACTGTACAGTGTTTCCTTTACTCTTTGCTTTAAAATTACTGTCTATATTgggtaatattttatgtatttgaggtcTGAGATGTGGCAAACAGTATTGCCAGAACATCTCCCAAGCATTtaaggtgttctgtagctggatggattaatccacatagctctctacGTTTACTCCCTAtatctgagccgctgaagacgaggtggattcattttgttttttgaagaaaatgctCACTCAACTCTACCGAGATTCGTTTATGTCTGcgtgaatcatttcacaccggactgctttgtgaacaaatatcaatacaaagggacaatacaaaacaggtTGTGCTAAAACGTTGTTACTCAAGGATTTACAAGTaaaaactgttcgtgatccagcttacagtcttcagagtgatactggatacggcagtaatgaaggtgagagcacatTATTACAGTTCAAAACAACAAACTGGTGTTTACAAGTCACTGGTTTGATACAGAGAGCACTTCTGATAATGAGGAGAAGAAAACACTTAGTGACCACCAATGTAACATTGATCACTCACATTTCATGGTTTGctttatgaaaaaataaatacttttgttTACTGCATTAAGTGATAGAAATGAATGGCTTTCATTGTTCTCAATTCAGAAGTTGACATTGGGTTTAATGTGTCACAATTTCATTGTGTTATTATTTTTCCTGTGACATCATGTCATAATAACGAATGCCCAATGTGAAAGTAGGatcttctcatgttcatttgaaggcagcattatttgtctggtcatgtgatctcaacatgtCTGTCCACGTGACAGACCCGCTTCATGTCAAATAAACaatttctgtagagctggacattttaataaagatcaaatgactgagttcagttttgagaatgaaaccaacctgtttgttcctcagtatcttcttgTTTCAGACTGAATACTTCTTCAATCTTCaagtcttcactctcctctttaattaACTCCATCTTTACAATAGTGTCACATGGATTTCAGTCGCTTCACCAGGAGTTTTTCTGtgtttaaacaatttgacatgattaagatgagaataattaacagaaagaaaaataaatctaaacTAAAGTGAGTCAACTGTTCAGTAGTAAGTGCACTAGTAATAGAGTCAGAGTGAGAGTTAATAAATGACCTAATTTGACCTAAATCAAAACTAGAAATCAAAATTAGATTACACagatatttcatatttaattatgaTTTAACGTTATATTTGGTATGTCATAATGATTATATAATAGATAATACTCTCATGAAAACATCTGCAGTTGGTTTGTTACAATTGTTCTCGTTGCATTTACAATGTTTTGACCAGCAGGTCTTATCGTCGTGTGGTGATTCGAGCGattcgaatcagtgaatcatttttTCAAATCAATTTGGTTCAATTCACTCGGAGTTTTGAAAGCTCCGTTTCTCCATCACTATTTCATCCTGTTTTATGATAAACTTATCCACGATATAGTGAGCGAAATATTACAGTGTTACTTTCAAtgataaattaatcattttgaatTGGTTGTAAGAACTATAAAATTGATCGAGCTGTTTATATCGCTGTAAATAcgtatttttaaaaacacaaacctttcttcagcctATTCACAACAAATGCAGGATCGCAGCACAGGTTTATGACGTCATATTATCAGactaaaataaaagtcctgttcacACGCTAAAATTCGCACAGAATGTATGTATAAACATTAtattgtatgtgtatatatatatatatatatatatatatattaaaaaacctTTTCTGTTACTTAAGTGGATGCGCTTTCCTCAAAATAtcattcattattaatattagaattcaacttgtgaaaattacattgaaataatgtttgcattttttccattttttaagttaaacttaaaatatatttattttatttatttatttattttaaaatctttaaactttatgtaaaaaaaatgtgtcctgTGTTTTCATGTCATTACCACAATGGTGCGTGTTTTAGTCCATTGAACCCCTACATTTTTGATCAGGAAATATTCCTGTCCCTCTCTCTCATTGCCTCTTTTTCATAGTAGATAGGTACCATCATTTTGAggtaaatgtgttcaaaagtctgaaaacGTCACTACCAAACAccttttttctgcaattaagcaaACTTTTTGGATTATGGATTATTccataatgttatttttggattttggattattccataaaatttagtttttatgtgtgtacaaCCGTGCTCGCTAACCATGTTAACATCattgttacttgtaatgttattgtataaaattaatttattgttgtCACTACTAAAACATGTCATCATTGTTTTGGCAGCGACAAAAGGGAACACAATCGTTTACTTGGGGGAAATAAACTAAATTTTACTACAGAATTTAATGATTAATGTAATGATTAACTGGATTATCACTATTTGTTTTTTACCTTTTGTCTGTGATGCTCTTGGTGCTTCTGCCTcattcctttaaaggtgctaaggttctttttgtcgactgagtttttgaaatgagcgcatgggtaagaacagctcccctccttcacagctcatttagagggaacgcctcccaaaactcgtgcacgagagTGTTTaacaccggcattcgctgtgttattaagccgggcacacatttaatgactagctaaaacattctgactgagctcaacacacagcgattgtttcctgctcctgaagcagatttatatactttcacatggaatttgaacaccgactgtaatcacagactgaaagcaactggctctgactggacgtgtTTAAgcacgatcagtcataagtatcaatttacattcataatcggccttacaatcgttaagtgtgtgcgcgacttaaagccgcgcacacacttagtggattcattatgtcggactcaccacaggtaactcataatctgcagttgttactcctgtctcctgacaaaaacattgcatgtggcgcctgtggagtgttactggagcgcacagccgcgcatctctcacatggatcgtcatggcagtgattgacaagccagagggccaatcgtttacgcgatgatcgcgtaaacgattggctgatgtttttaaggccctacctcgtgcacaggtgatgtatattaatattattactttcagtgcacctaataaatagtcttttatcagttagtaaagacagtttcaagtaatatagcaaaaatttataaaacaaaacatcctctttagcacctttaattcagTTCATGATCATCAACACCTGAGTTAGTGTGAATGCAACACATGAGGTGTGACTTCCCCTGATCTCTATGATAATGAGGGCTGTAGTTATGCTGATTGAATTAGAGCTGGTGAAACTTATTATGCTTACATGCTTACTTAAGTATGCTTACATCCTTTGCATACTTTAAGGTGGTGATCGAGTGCTTTGTCTTCACCTGTAAGGACGGCTtcctaaaatgtatataaaactcCCGTGTTTCACTGCTTTAGTCAGACCTGATGACTGCAGCACCACATGATCTCAATAAACAATCCAGCTGAAGATTAACTGAATCTCCTGAGATTCCTACACATGTAACTGGATATTGTAGGTATGTTATTATTGTTTCTAATAAACTGGTTATTGAGTCTTGTATCTAGAAACGGAACACCATTTACTCACATTTTCTGACAACTGAAGAAACTGAACAGGTACAGCTTTAATCAGTGAACAATATTCCTTTATactgcaaaaatgtatttaaattttcCTCATTTAAAAGAACATTAGTAACAAAATCAAAGAACTTTCCATCAAATCCTTATAGAGGACAGATTTGTAACTTTTTAGTATTATGGGgagtaaaattatatttgtaaataCATTTCCAACAGAAAAGGAAGTTTAATAGGTATAATATAGTCACATTTCAGTACCAATTCCAGacgggtcattttaataaagatAATCTGTTAAAATGTAAACCAAAATGTTTTCTCTCTTCACAAATTGATCTACACaagtttcaaatatttttttctaatcctTTGTAATATGATAAACAAGTACAATGGAATATCACAAATGCTCTGTAGTTGGAATTATTAATTAAGAGTCCAAACACTTAGATATAAACCCTCAGTGTTATTGATTACTTTTTTGGGTCTGTGAAAGGGGttgaaagtttttatttatataataataataataataataataataatttctatgTATTTtccatatgtacatttttatgacttttattttggtctgaTAGTATGATGTCATAAGCCTGCGCCGCGCTGTCTGTGATTCGGCTGAGGAAAGGTTtgtatttaaagtatttattaactGTTTAGAAAATGTATAGCTAActatgaaattaatttatttttgaatataaCGCCGTAATGCAGTacataataacattaatgaTCGTTAGTTTTGTCAGTAAAGCGCATCTACACTTGAGTAAACAGAAAAGGTGTGTCTCATTTCAGTCCCTATAACGTGAATGAGTTTAATAATGAACACGAATTTGGTCACTGGAAAGTAGTGATGAGAGAAACGGAGAAACTGACTTAAATGAATCAAGtcttataaatataaattataggtaatgtaatattaaatgtatgtatattttactTTCTTTTAATAATATGTAGTTAATCAGGTTTAAGGCTATTAACTGTCACTCTGAATGATTCCCTTTACAGTGTGCTGAGTACTGAACTGGGGAGGTGATTGAGACCTGTTTAGTGATTTTTGTTTGGAttcatttttctttctgttaataATTCTCATCTTAATCATGACAGAGTGTTCAAacaaagaggagagtgaaggcATGAAGATTGAAGAAGTATTCAGTGTGAAACAAGAAGATACAGAGGAACAAACAAAGATGActtttattaaagaggagagtgaagctgtgaagattgaagaaacatttggagtggaagaagaagatactgaggaacaaacaacgatggcatttattaaagaggagagtgaagacctGAAGATTGAAGAGGTATTCAGTctgaaacatgaagatactgaggaacaaacaaagATGGCATTTATGAAAGAAGAGAGTGAAGAAGACacgaagattgaagaaacatttagTGTAAAACAAGAAGacactgaggaacaaacaaagATGATATTAATGGGCTCGGTCCACAAGATGGCGCCTGTAAACTTATGGGATGGAAGTGTGTGCATACTTAGTTCCAGTTGTAATAACACTGTGAGGGAagaggagaaaaaaacaaatatgagcgagtttaaagtaaaaaataaactaaCCTATCAGCGACAGGAGAGAAGATCATCACTACATTGCTGCGTACCTCAATGCGCTAATTCATCTCGTTACAACGGCAAGATAAGCTTTCATTTGTTCCCGATTGACTCTGAAGTTCGGGCTCAGTGGTTGGCCAAAATTCGCAGGGACCACTTCAGTCCTACAAGAAACACTAGAGTGTGTAGTGTACATTTCCAACGTgatgattttattttgactacTAAGGGACTAAGAAAACTTAAAAAGGGAACTGTCCCTTCTATTTTTGCATGGAATCACGATCATAGACAGTGAATGTTTGGGAGATTCtttttcaaggaaagtctgttcactcggcatccatatttgcaacgcctccaggcagctatttggggcatccaagaccaagccttatatatttgaataggggaatcctgaaatctcaaactGCTTGGTGAACTCTCAATTGAACagcatatttcaaatcagcaacaacatctgacatgaactgtcccatgaatgttgtttcttatgcttaAATAGCAATGAAAAAGCCTTCAGGCTAGATGAGCCAATGCGCACGTGCAGTCCTAAGTGGGAGTCTCAGGTTTCTctgggaaccggagcttctaacggcagctgcagtgatgcaacgactttaccaatcagcgattggcgttggtctttctatatctatagtctttggtgaAACTCAAAAATGGCACCTGCTCATGACTACTGTCAATCCAGCAACATCAGCAATGGCAAGTAAACTGACCATAAGTTATGAGGAATTGAAGAATAAAGTGGAGGAAGTAACAACATCAGCTAACAACTGTGCAGTTGCAGTCCCGTTTTGGGTCGCAATGCATCGCTGGAGATGACAAGAATATTCGTTTTTACACCAGGTTGGTTCCTTATGTTGTTGgaattacaacatttttcagtttGTCAGTAGGCTATGTTGACAGCTTTCATCTATCACTGTGTGGGTCTGCATGTAAAAACTTAACATTATCTGTTATTAATCTTATGATTATGACCATATCTCATAGCTATAATTTTATTCTTAGGTTTGCCTCATAC
Above is a genomic segment from Megalobrama amblycephala isolate DHTTF-2021 linkage group LG14, ASM1881202v1, whole genome shotgun sequence containing:
- the LOC125245886 gene encoding gastrula zinc finger protein XlCGF8.2DB-like, translating into MELIKEESEDLKIEEVFSLKQEDTEEQTDQMQLKEESQELIKTEVKDQDFITGGKYFSSSKTKTGSSFICRQCGQGFTRKASFRVHMRIHNGEKPFTCQQCGKSFTQKGNLNVHMKIHNGENSFTCNLCGNRFSRKENLKTHMRIHNGEKPYTCLQCGKSFSHKGNINSHMKIHTVEKPFNCDQCGKSLRSKVILKNHKKIHSRDNSFICHRCGMSFADSNQLINHVKTHIGEKLFTCFRCGKTCSSKSNLGVHMRIHTGEKPFTCPQCEKGFTYKRDLKHHLQTHSRKTLK